One window of Thermacetogenium phaeum DSM 12270 genomic DNA carries:
- a CDS encoding class II aldolase/adducin family protein has protein sequence MMFHQKTAAEIVAVGRQLVSKGLVSGTWGNISARIPGAGDFLITPSGVPYESLDAQDLVLLDPEGKVKKGTLRPSTETPLHIAIYKKRPDVLAIVHTHSPYASVFAVNRRELPPVLEEQAQLLGGTVRVAPYAPPGSKELADGAVTALEGRSAVILANHGVVGVGRSLKDALLICQVVEKGAQVFLLAQLSGKPHVLSERDVALLRRNFLEKYGQNPLSSACALKEQSRKDDDN, from the coding sequence ATGATGTTCCATCAAAAGACGGCAGCAGAGATCGTTGCGGTTGGTCGCCAGCTAGTGAGTAAAGGGCTTGTCTCAGGAACATGGGGGAATATCAGTGCCCGCATTCCCGGAGCCGGTGACTTTCTGATTACTCCGAGCGGTGTGCCCTATGAGAGCCTGGATGCTCAAGACCTGGTTCTCTTAGATCCGGAGGGTAAGGTGAAAAAGGGTACTCTGCGCCCCTCCACCGAAACCCCTTTGCACATCGCCATCTATAAAAAGCGCCCAGATGTTCTGGCGATCGTTCACACGCACAGCCCTTATGCATCAGTTTTCGCCGTCAACCGTAGGGAACTGCCGCCGGTTCTGGAGGAACAGGCACAGCTTCTAGGGGGAACTGTACGAGTGGCGCCCTACGCGCCTCCCGGAAGCAAAGAACTGGCTGATGGAGCGGTGACCGCCCTGGAGGGGCGATCTGCTGTTATTTTGGCCAACCACGGTGTGGTGGGGGTAGGGCGTTCACTGAAAGATGCCCTGCTCATCTGTCAGGTGGTGGAAAAAGGGGCACAGGTCTTCCTGCTGGCCCAGCTCTCCGGTAAGCCGCATGTTCTTTCGGAAAGGGATGTTGCGCTGTTGCGCAGAAACTTCCTGGAGAAATACGGGCAGAATCCTCTATCCTCTGCCTGTGCCTTAAAAGAGCAAAGCCGAAAGGATGATGACAATTGA
- a CDS encoding amidohydrolase: MKILIKDCYLCDLLRDSGVTTGDVAVEGNRLLKVGGEGELPLGWKPERVIDGKDHLCLPGLINCHTHAAMTLLRSYADDLPLMHWLEKKIWPMEARLTGDDVYWGTLLAIVEMIESGTTTFSDMYFFTDRVAEAVEVSGVRACLSRGLIGIGDSAEQGLEESRELLEKWQGAADGRISIWLGPHAPYTCPPDFLDKVLTLAQDYRAGIHVHVAETKDEIEQIAREYGKTPVAYLSERGVFRFPVLAAHCVYLTEEDIETLAAAGAAVAHNPESNMKLASGIAPIPELLAAGVTVGIGTDGASSNNNLDMFEEMRTAALLHKVNKGDPQVLPASQVLSMATRDGARALRLDDLGLLQPGYKADLILVNLNEAHLHPRHNPVAHMVYSARGGDVETVIIDGRIVMEGRKILTIDKERVLAEVEERARRLLS, from the coding sequence TTGAAAATACTGATTAAGGATTGTTATCTCTGCGATCTTTTAAGAGATTCCGGAGTGACCACAGGGGATGTCGCCGTCGAAGGGAACCGCCTTCTCAAGGTAGGTGGAGAGGGAGAGCTCCCTTTAGGATGGAAGCCCGAAAGGGTGATTGACGGCAAGGATCACCTCTGCCTCCCCGGACTGATTAACTGCCACACCCATGCGGCCATGACTCTGCTCAGGAGTTATGCGGATGATCTGCCGTTGATGCATTGGCTGGAGAAAAAGATCTGGCCAATGGAGGCCCGGCTCACCGGAGACGACGTCTATTGGGGCACGCTTCTGGCTATCGTTGAGATGATCGAATCGGGGACCACCACCTTCAGCGACATGTACTTTTTTACGGACAGGGTCGCGGAGGCAGTCGAGGTGAGCGGTGTGCGCGCCTGTCTTTCCAGAGGCCTGATAGGAATTGGGGATTCGGCCGAACAGGGTCTAGAGGAAAGCAGGGAGTTGCTGGAAAAATGGCAGGGGGCGGCCGACGGCCGGATCAGCATCTGGCTGGGGCCCCACGCACCGTATACCTGCCCGCCGGATTTCCTGGATAAGGTTTTGACCCTGGCACAGGATTACCGGGCCGGCATCCACGTCCATGTGGCGGAGACCAAAGATGAGATCGAACAGATCGCCAGAGAGTACGGCAAGACCCCGGTGGCCTATCTTTCCGAGAGAGGGGTCTTCCGGTTCCCGGTGCTGGCAGCTCACTGCGTCTATTTGACGGAGGAGGATATAGAGACCCTTGCGGCTGCGGGTGCGGCCGTTGCCCACAATCCGGAGAGCAATATGAAGCTGGCGAGCGGCATTGCTCCCATCCCCGAACTGTTGGCGGCAGGAGTTACTGTAGGAATTGGAACCGATGGGGCATCGAGCAACAACAACCTAGATATGTTTGAAGAAATGCGCACCGCCGCCCTGCTGCACAAGGTCAATAAGGGTGATCCTCAGGTTCTCCCTGCGTCCCAGGTGCTGTCCATGGCTACCAGGGACGGTGCCCGCGCCCTCAGGTTGGACGATCTCGGGCTTCTCCAACCCGGTTATAAAGCCGATCTGATCCTGGTCAACCTTAACGAGGCCCACCTGCACCCCCGACACAACCCTGTGGCGCATATGGTGTACTCTGCCCGGGGGGGAGATGTCGAGACTGTAATTATTGACGGAAGGATTGTGATGGAGGGAAGAAAGATCCTTACGATCGATAAAGAGCGGGTTTTGGCCGAAGTGGAAGAACGGGCGCGCCGTTTGCTCTCTTAA
- the ylxM gene encoding YlxM family DNA-binding protein produces the protein MIALSERDMSAILKKMGRMALLSDFYGNLLTPKQQEIIRLYYEQDLSLGEIAESMKTSRQAVHDTIKRAERALENYEKKLGLLAGYLKEKGVVRSLEKEAGDIAVSGSGRKAAGNLQKAPRQRKAD, from the coding sequence GTGATCGCCTTGTCAGAGAGGGATATGAGCGCAATACTCAAAAAAATGGGTCGCATGGCGCTGTTGTCGGATTTTTACGGTAACCTGTTGACTCCGAAACAACAGGAGATCATCCGGCTCTATTACGAGCAGGATCTGTCTCTAGGAGAGATTGCCGAGAGCATGAAAACATCCAGGCAGGCTGTTCATGACACCATCAAGCGCGCCGAAAGAGCCCTGGAAAACTACGAGAAGAAGTTGGGGCTGCTGGCCGGTTATCTTAAAGAAAAGGGCGTTGTCCGTTCCTTAGAAAAGGAGGCAGGAGATATTGCTGTTTCAGGGTCTGGCAGAAAAGCTGCAGGAAACCTTCAAAAAGCTCCGCGGCAAAGGAAAGCTGACTGA
- the ffh gene encoding signal recognition particle protein, producing MLFQGLAEKLQETFKKLRGKGKLTENDLKAALREVRLALLEADVNLAVVKNFIGRVWERSLGAEVLESLTPAQQIIKIVKEELTALMGDTRSGINFSATGPTTILLVGLQGGGKTTTAGKLALYYKKQGKRPLLVGADVYRPAAIKQLEVLAGQIDVPFFSLGADASPVEIARRAVEHAQRQSQDLILVDTAGRLHIDEELMAELRSMKEAVEPQEVILVVDAMTGQDAVNVARAFQEELGLTGVILTKLDGDTRGGAALSVKSVTGCPIKFVGTGEKLDTLQPFYPDRMAARILGMGDVLSLIERAQSTFDQEKAREIEKKLRRQEFTLEDFLEQIERVRSMGSLEQLLGMLPGVGGAKELRKLQAQFDGKEFVRLEAMINSMTPEERRNPAIINGSRRKRIARGSGTSVQDVNRLLKHFEQTRKLFKQLSEVGSGKGSRKLKPIKFPFF from the coding sequence TTGCTGTTTCAGGGTCTGGCAGAAAAGCTGCAGGAAACCTTCAAAAAGCTCCGCGGCAAAGGAAAGCTGACTGAAAACGACCTCAAGGCAGCACTGCGGGAGGTCCGGCTTGCCCTTCTGGAGGCTGATGTCAATCTGGCTGTTGTTAAGAACTTTATCGGCCGCGTCTGGGAGCGTAGCCTTGGTGCCGAAGTGCTGGAGAGCCTGACTCCTGCTCAGCAGATCATTAAGATCGTTAAGGAAGAACTCACCGCACTGATGGGTGATACCCGCAGCGGTATCAATTTCAGCGCTACCGGCCCTACGACTATTCTCTTGGTCGGACTCCAGGGGGGAGGCAAGACTACCACTGCCGGGAAGCTGGCGCTCTATTATAAGAAGCAGGGGAAGCGCCCTCTCCTCGTAGGGGCGGATGTCTATCGTCCGGCTGCGATCAAGCAGCTGGAAGTGTTGGCGGGGCAGATCGACGTGCCCTTCTTCAGCCTCGGAGCGGACGCTTCGCCGGTGGAGATCGCCCGGAGAGCTGTGGAACATGCCCAGCGCCAGTCTCAGGATCTGATCCTGGTGGACACTGCGGGAAGGCTTCATATCGATGAAGAGCTCATGGCCGAACTGAGGAGCATGAAGGAGGCCGTTGAACCGCAGGAGGTAATCCTGGTGGTAGATGCCATGACCGGTCAGGATGCCGTGAATGTGGCCAGGGCGTTTCAAGAAGAGCTTGGGCTTACCGGCGTGATCCTGACCAAGCTGGACGGCGACACGCGCGGTGGAGCAGCTCTTTCGGTCAAGAGCGTGACGGGCTGTCCCATCAAGTTCGTCGGAACTGGAGAAAAATTGGATACCCTTCAACCCTTTTACCCAGACCGTATGGCCGCGAGGATCCTGGGGATGGGGGATGTGCTCAGCCTCATCGAAAGGGCGCAGAGCACATTTGATCAAGAAAAAGCCAGGGAGATTGAAAAGAAACTGCGCAGGCAGGAGTTCACCCTGGAAGATTTCCTTGAGCAGATCGAGCGGGTGCGTTCGATGGGTTCTCTGGAGCAGTTATTAGGGATGCTCCCCGGTGTGGGCGGGGCTAAAGAACTGCGCAAGCTGCAGGCGCAGTTCGACGGCAAGGAGTTCGTCCGCCTGGAGGCCATGATCAATTCCATGACCCCGGAGGAGCGCCGCAACCCCGCTATTATCAACGGGAGCAGAAGAAAAAGAATCGCCCGCGGAAGCGGGACTAGTGTCCAGGATGTCAACAGACTCCTTAAGCACTTTGAGCAGACCCGTAAACTCTTCAAACAGTTGAGTGAGGTCGGTAGTGGCAAGGGCAGCCGCAAACTAAAACCAATAAAGTTTCCGTTCTTCTAA
- the rpsP gene encoding 30S ribosomal protein S16, with protein MATKIRLKRMGAKKNPSYRVVVADSRSPRDGRFIEEIGYYQPVANPEVIKIDEERALYWLSRGAQATDTVRALLKKAGVWEKHFSKHASESREAGPEQEEANPN; from the coding sequence TTGGCTACAAAAATCAGGTTGAAGAGAATGGGAGCAAAAAAGAATCCATCTTATCGGGTTGTAGTGGCCGACTCCCGCTCACCTCGGGATGGGCGTTTTATCGAGGAAATCGGATACTATCAGCCTGTTGCCAATCCGGAAGTGATCAAGATCGATGAGGAAAGGGCACTCTACTGGCTCTCTCGGGGAGCCCAGGCAACAGATACCGTGCGGGCGCTTCTGAAAAAGGCCGGCGTCTGGGAAAAGCACTTTTCCAAGCATGCTTCAGAGTCCAGGGAAGCCGGGCCGGAACAGGAAGAGGCTAACCCCAATTAA
- a CDS encoding KH domain-containing protein, with protein MKDLIEVLARSLVDDPDAVEVREIEGEKALIVELKVASADMGKVIGKQGKIAKAIRTLARARGNKIGRKVIVEIES; from the coding sequence ATGAAAGATCTCATTGAGGTGCTCGCCAGGTCTCTGGTGGATGATCCCGACGCCGTTGAGGTGCGGGAAATTGAGGGAGAAAAGGCGCTGATTGTTGAGCTAAAGGTCGCCAGCGCCGATATGGGAAAGGTTATCGGCAAACAAGGAAAGATTGCCAAGGCGATCCGCACTCTGGCCAGGGCAAGGGGTAATAAAATCGGCAGAAAAGTTATTGTAGAAATAGAATCTTAG
- the rimM gene encoding ribosome maturation factor RimM (Essential for efficient processing of 16S rRNA), producing the protein MFDYITVGEITATFGVRGEVKVIPYTDFPERFEKTRKFFLNKDGLLREVWIERAAIREKDVILKIKGIDTPEEAAEYRRALLQIPPDEVWPLPPDSYYRFQIIGLTVTTADGVALGRVADILETGSNDVYVVRDNEKREYLIPALKDVIKDIDLEKGLMVIQPLPGLLEE; encoded by the coding sequence ATGTTTGATTACATTACGGTAGGCGAAATCACCGCCACCTTCGGCGTGCGGGGGGAGGTGAAGGTGATACCGTACACCGACTTCCCAGAACGCTTCGAGAAAACCAGGAAGTTTTTCCTCAATAAAGACGGGCTGTTGCGGGAAGTATGGATTGAAAGAGCGGCCATAAGGGAAAAGGACGTCATCCTGAAGATTAAGGGGATCGATACCCCTGAGGAGGCAGCGGAATACCGCCGGGCGCTGCTTCAGATCCCGCCGGATGAGGTCTGGCCGCTCCCCCCTGATAGCTATTATCGCTTCCAGATAATCGGACTGACAGTGACTACTGCCGATGGTGTTGCTCTCGGCCGGGTGGCGGACATTTTGGAAACCGGCAGCAATGATGTTTATGTTGTAAGGGATAACGAGAAGAGAGAGTATTTGATTCCTGCTTTAAAGGATGTTATTAAGGACATCGATCTGGAGAAGGGTTTGATGGTAATTCAGCCTTTGCCCGGCCTGCTCGAGGAGTGA
- the trmD gene encoding tRNA (guanosine(37)-N1)-methyltransferase TrmD, giving the protein MLIKILTIFPEMFSGPLTSSILKRAQEQGLLKVEIVNIREFSEDRHLKVDDYPFGGGAGMVMKPEPFFRCLEALKPAPGARVILLTPQGKTFNQGMARELAEAEELILICGHYEGIDERVRTLVTDEISLGDFILTGGEIAAMAIVDCVGRLIPGVVGDPFSLKEESFNNGLLEYPQYTRPRLFRGMEVPGVLLSGNHREIERWRRAQAVRKTFLRRPDLLGEVSWDEEDMKTVNSILTGEAPPKAWK; this is encoded by the coding sequence TTGCTGATCAAAATCTTGACGATATTCCCCGAGATGTTTTCCGGACCTTTGACGAGCAGCATTTTAAAAAGGGCACAGGAACAAGGGTTGTTAAAAGTAGAAATCGTCAACATCCGGGAATTTTCGGAGGACAGACATCTTAAGGTTGATGACTACCCCTTCGGCGGAGGGGCAGGGATGGTGATGAAACCGGAGCCTTTTTTCCGCTGCCTGGAGGCTTTAAAACCTGCTCCTGGGGCACGGGTGATCCTCCTGACGCCGCAGGGGAAGACCTTCAATCAGGGTATGGCGCGAGAACTGGCAGAGGCTGAGGAGCTAATTCTGATCTGCGGCCACTATGAGGGAATCGATGAAAGGGTTAGGACGCTGGTCACAGATGAGATTTCCCTAGGGGATTTCATCTTAACCGGAGGGGAAATCGCGGCTATGGCTATCGTCGACTGTGTCGGGCGCCTAATACCTGGTGTTGTCGGCGATCCCTTTTCTCTGAAGGAGGAGTCTTTTAATAACGGGCTGCTGGAATACCCTCAGTACACCCGCCCGCGGCTATTCCGGGGGATGGAGGTGCCGGGGGTTCTTCTTTCAGGCAACCATCGAGAGATAGAGCGCTGGCGCCGTGCTCAGGCGGTGCGCAAAACCTTCTTGCGGCGTCCCGATCTGTTGGGGGAAGTGTCCTGGGATGAAGAGGACATGAAGACCGTAAACAGCATCCTGACGGGGGAGGCTCCTCCGAAAGCCTGGAAGTGA
- the rplS gene encoding 50S ribosomal protein L19 — MDLMKIVEQDYLKKDIPPFRPGDTVRVHVKVIEGGRERTQVFEGSVIRRRGSGLNETFTVRRVSYGVGVERTFPVHSPRLAKIEVVQKGRVRRARLYYLRDRVGKAARIRERK; from the coding sequence GTGGATTTAATGAAGATAGTTGAACAGGATTATCTAAAAAAGGATATTCCTCCTTTTCGTCCCGGTGACACGGTACGGGTTCACGTTAAGGTTATCGAGGGGGGACGCGAAAGAACTCAGGTCTTCGAGGGAAGTGTAATCAGGAGGCGTGGAAGCGGGCTCAACGAAACATTCACCGTAAGGCGCGTCTCCTACGGGGTTGGTGTGGAAAGAACGTTTCCTGTCCATTCTCCCCGCCTCGCCAAAATTGAGGTTGTTCAAAAAGGCAGGGTGCGCCGCGCCAGGTTGTACTATCTGAGAGACAGGGTCGGTAAGGCTGCGCGGATTCGAGAACGGAAGTAG
- the lepB gene encoding signal peptidase I — MSQEKEKHKKSLWREILESVVLAVVLAAVIRIWFLEPFYIPSTSMEPTLYPQDRIIVNKIGYKFRQPERGDVVVFKYPLDPQRDFIKRVIALEGETIEVRDNCVFINGKRLEEPYLTDEVVADFGPYVVPKDHLFVMGDNRNNSDDSRVWGPLNKKYLVGKAVFVYWPPERIMVIK, encoded by the coding sequence TTGTCCCAGGAGAAGGAGAAGCACAAGAAATCTCTGTGGCGTGAGATACTGGAATCCGTTGTCCTGGCGGTTGTTCTGGCCGCCGTGATAAGGATTTGGTTTCTGGAACCCTTTTACATACCTTCAACTTCCATGGAACCGACGTTGTACCCTCAAGATCGCATTATCGTTAACAAGATCGGATACAAATTCCGCCAGCCTGAACGCGGCGATGTAGTGGTCTTTAAATATCCTCTTGACCCTCAGCGGGATTTTATTAAGAGGGTAATTGCCCTTGAGGGGGAAACCATCGAAGTGCGCGACAACTGTGTCTTTATCAACGGAAAGCGCCTGGAGGAGCCCTATTTGACAGATGAGGTTGTCGCCGACTTCGGCCCTTATGTGGTCCCCAAGGATCACCTCTTTGTGATGGGCGATAACCGCAACAACAGCGATGACAGCAGAGTCTGGGGGCCTTTAAACAAGAAGTATCTGGTAGGAAAGGCGGTGTTTGTCTACTGGCCGCCGGAGCGGATCATGGTAATCAAATGA
- the ylqF gene encoding ribosome biogenesis GTPase YlqF encodes MSDFGKREALLSRYFKVVDLFFEVADARCPVSSRSREIRRLVRGRKSVLILNKADLADPAATKRWVGFFSEVGERVLAVDSLRGKGLQRVGELLQSEAEDLKRRLWDKERRWRPLRVAALGIPNTGKSSFLNQIVGRRAAATGNRPGVTRGPQWIHLHNVISVLDTPGVLPPSVRDEEAVFKLALIGALKLEDRDPEIIARRLLEFLKDHYPAALSRSWGAAEDTPPNLECIARSKNFLLPDGRLDLQRTAVFLVNAMRNGKLGRITLEFP; translated from the coding sequence TTGTCGGATTTCGGGAAGAGGGAGGCGTTGCTCTCCCGCTACTTCAAGGTAGTCGACCTTTTTTTTGAGGTTGCCGATGCCCGCTGTCCTGTGTCATCGCGCAGCCGGGAGATCAGGCGGCTTGTCAGGGGAAGAAAGTCCGTTTTGATCCTCAACAAGGCAGACCTCGCCGATCCTGCGGCGACAAAGAGGTGGGTCGGCTTTTTCTCCGAAGTAGGGGAGAGGGTCTTGGCAGTTGACTCCTTGCGGGGAAAAGGCCTGCAGAGGGTAGGGGAGCTTCTGCAGAGTGAGGCGGAAGACTTAAAACGACGGCTCTGGGATAAAGAGCGGCGCTGGAGGCCCTTGCGCGTTGCGGCGCTGGGGATCCCCAATACCGGGAAGTCTTCATTTCTCAATCAAATTGTTGGCAGGCGTGCGGCAGCGACGGGAAACCGCCCCGGTGTCACGAGGGGGCCGCAGTGGATCCATCTGCACAATGTGATTTCGGTACTGGATACGCCCGGTGTTCTTCCACCCTCTGTGAGAGATGAAGAGGCCGTATTTAAGCTGGCACTGATCGGAGCCTTGAAGCTGGAAGATCGGGATCCCGAGATCATTGCCAGAAGGCTTTTGGAATTTCTTAAAGATCACTACCCCGCTGCCCTCAGCAGGAGTTGGGGAGCTGCTGAAGATACGCCACCAAACCTGGAGTGCATTGCCAGGAGTAAGAACTTTCTGCTGCCGGACGGGCGCCTGGATCTACAGAGAACGGCCGTTTTTCTGGTTAATGCAATGCGCAACGGGAAGTTGGGGCGGATCACTCTGGAGTTTCCTTAA
- a CDS encoding ribonuclease HII, producing the protein MSSVDQERRRLRRMYSLERTLWARSIRFVAGVDEAGRGPLAGPVVAAAVVLDRELNLDGLNDSKCVPKHLRAKLAVEIKKAAAGWGIGIAPVGCIERCNVLKATFMAMYRAIEHLKIRPEYVLVDGSFPIPGLDLPQTAIIQGDQKSAAIAAASILAKTTRDAIMEYYGRLYPKYDFARNKGYPTRAHLQALKEYGPCFLHRRTFRGVTGVKGKVDDDCR; encoded by the coding sequence ATATCTTCGGTTGATCAAGAGCGGCGGCGCTTGCGCAGGATGTACTCCTTGGAAAGGACGCTTTGGGCGCGCAGCATCCGATTCGTGGCAGGTGTTGATGAAGCGGGGCGCGGTCCCCTAGCAGGCCCTGTTGTGGCTGCAGCGGTCGTTCTTGATAGGGAGCTGAATCTGGACGGTTTGAATGACAGCAAGTGCGTGCCTAAGCACCTGCGTGCGAAGTTGGCCGTGGAAATTAAGAAAGCAGCAGCGGGTTGGGGGATCGGAATTGCCCCTGTTGGCTGCATTGAGCGTTGTAATGTATTAAAGGCGACATTTATGGCCATGTACAGGGCGATCGAGCACCTCAAAATCCGACCTGAGTACGTATTGGTTGACGGCTCATTTCCCATTCCCGGCCTGGATCTCCCTCAGACGGCTATTATTCAGGGTGACCAAAAGAGTGCGGCCATTGCCGCCGCTTCCATACTCGCCAAAACAACGCGGGACGCCATTATGGAATACTACGGCAGGCTTTATCCGAAGTATGACTTTGCACGGAACAAGGGGTATCCTACCCGGGCGCACCTTCAAGCCCTGAAAGAATACGGGCCCTGTTTCCTGCACCGCCGCACCTTCCGGGGGGTGACAGGAGTGAAAGGAAAGGTTGATGATGACTGTCGTTAG
- a CDS encoding EscU/YscU/HrcU family type III secretion system export apparatus switch protein, which yields MEREIEEAVAIKYEKDRRAAPHVVAAGKGPLAQRIVEVAAAAGVPVLKEPRIAGLLANLPPGTEIPPDLYQAVAEILVFIYRMDRRCSGRK from the coding sequence GTGGAAAGAGAAATCGAAGAGGCTGTAGCCATAAAATATGAAAAGGACCGTCGTGCTGCTCCTCATGTTGTGGCGGCAGGGAAGGGCCCCCTGGCGCAGCGAATTGTGGAAGTCGCTGCCGCCGCTGGTGTGCCCGTTCTAAAAGAACCCCGAATTGCCGGCCTTCTGGCGAATCTTCCCCCCGGAACAGAAATCCCACCGGATCTCTATCAGGCAGTGGCCGAGATACTGGTCTTCATTTACAGAATGGATCGGCGGTGTAGCGGGCGGAAGTGA
- a CDS encoding HD-GYP domain-containing protein — protein sequence MRIAITDAREGMKVARDVFSKDGRVLLKAGSLLTESSIRYLKKQGVIAIEIEDRLLSGRKPVRPNSDPVWQEIISEAEHTVRDIWNSVSQGRGIHISRIERIVDSIIQELLQREITYPKLVDIRALDDYTFTHSVNVCVLSLIMGIAKGYSEDELFELGIGSLLHDLGKIIIPPEILGKADTLSAEEMEIVRKHPAYGFSLLVQESEININSSLIAYQHHERYDGSGYPRGLKGDEIHEYAQIVAIVDVYDALTTDRIYRNRIQPYEAVEMLIAMSGRGFNPDYVKLFLKNVEIYPVGSIVELNNGSLGIITGVDKNMPVRPQILLLKWEGERLVPTGDEVDLMKEVTLFITRVIKLDKELLEKVLGNS from the coding sequence ATGCGTATTGCTATTACCGATGCCCGGGAGGGTATGAAAGTTGCCCGGGATGTCTTCAGTAAAGACGGCCGGGTTCTGTTAAAGGCAGGCTCTCTGCTGACTGAAAGCTCGATACGGTACCTCAAAAAACAGGGTGTGATTGCCATCGAGATCGAGGATAGGCTGTTGAGCGGCCGAAAACCCGTCCGGCCTAACAGCGATCCCGTCTGGCAGGAGATCATCAGCGAAGCCGAGCATACCGTGCGGGACATCTGGAACTCGGTCAGCCAGGGGAGAGGGATCCATATCTCCCGCATCGAGAGGATTGTTGACAGTATTATCCAGGAGCTGCTGCAAAGGGAAATTACCTACCCGAAGCTGGTGGATATCAGGGCATTGGATGATTATACATTTACCCATTCTGTAAATGTCTGCGTTTTGTCTTTGATCATGGGTATCGCTAAAGGCTATTCGGAAGATGAATTATTCGAACTGGGCATCGGTTCTCTTCTGCATGACCTCGGTAAGATTATCATCCCGCCGGAGATTCTCGGCAAAGCGGATACACTAAGTGCCGAGGAAATGGAGATCGTGCGAAAGCACCCGGCGTACGGATTCAGTCTCCTCGTTCAGGAGTCGGAGATCAATATTAATTCCTCCTTGATCGCCTATCAGCACCATGAGCGTTATGACGGCAGTGGTTATCCGCGGGGTCTGAAAGGTGATGAAATACATGAATATGCTCAGATTGTGGCTATTGTCGACGTTTATGATGCCCTCACTACCGACAGGATTTACCGCAACAGGATTCAGCCCTATGAAGCGGTGGAAATGCTGATCGCCATGAGCGGCAGGGGTTTTAATCCGGATTATGTGAAGCTCTTCTTGAAAAATGTGGAGATTTATCCTGTTGGCAGTATCGTCGAGCTCAATAACGGTTCGCTGGGAATAATTACCGGCGTAGATAAAAATATGCCGGTACGCCCGCAAATTTTGCTCCTTAAATGGGAGGGAGAACGGCTGGTTCCCACTGGCGATGAGGTCGATCTGATGAAAGAGGTCACACTTTTTATTACTAGGGTGATTAAACTGGATAAGGAGCTGCTGGAAAAGGTGTTGGGTAATAGCTAA
- a CDS encoding YraN family protein produces the protein MGSARSVGLRGEELALSFLSRLGYHLLEKNYRCRLGEIDLIMKDGQNLVFIEVKTRRSDSYGAPQEAVGPLKQAKIRKLARYYLMTKGIREQQVRFDVVAIRFGGGKYHIEHLKGVF, from the coding sequence ATGGGGTCCGCCCGCAGTGTTGGTCTAAGGGGGGAAGAACTCGCCCTCTCTTTTCTTTCCAGGTTGGGTTATCACCTCCTGGAGAAGAATTACCGCTGCCGGCTTGGGGAGATCGATCTGATCATGAAAGACGGCCAGAATCTGGTCTTTATCGAAGTGAAGACCAGACGCAGCGACAGTTATGGAGCCCCGCAGGAGGCTGTAGGGCCGTTAAAGCAGGCTAAGATCAGGAAACTTGCCCGTTACTACTTGATGACGAAGGGGATCAGGGAGCAGCAGGTGCGCTTTGATGTTGTGGCCATTCGCTTTGGAGGAGGAAAATACCATATTGAGCATTTAAAGGGTGTATTTTAA